The DNA region GGGCTAGACAGCAATGCAGCCAGAGATCGGAATAAGCAGCATCTACAGCCAAACATAATGCAGGTGCTTCTTCTGTTTAGCTGACAGTTCGTCTCTTGCTGGTAATAAACTATCGGAGGAGAGAACTCAGCAGATGCTCAGTCTCCTCTTGTAGAGCCCTGGAGTGTGGGCAATAATTCAGTGCACAGCAAATCTGTTGCCAGAACTGCTGCCTCCTCCCTCCCTGATCATCCCAGGCACAGTACTCTGTGTACTAAGATTTATTAGCAGGTGCACTACAGAGAGCAAGTGACCTTCCTGCACATCACCGCCACGGTAGTACCAATGCTAATAAATCCGGAATCCGGCACATCTGCTCACTGAGCAATATGTCagcaaatgggaaaaaaaaaataaaaaattgtttgcaataaattggaaaaaaaataaaaataaaatgtactgttaataaaaaaaataaataaaataattaatactGTTTTAATggcaattaaaagaaaaaaaaaattatataatatatTTTCCACTTCTAGATGGAGTAGCTGCTGAAAATCTTGTGCAGTGCTAGATCGCcttacgactgcagtaaatgtgggcggggTCTGATCACGTGTGTGACATCACAGACAGTCGTTTTACGTCTGATCAGGCTGCGATGCCCTGCCCAAAAGCCTGCCTCATGGGCACATACAAGGTAAGGAGACCACAGGTCGGGACGGGAGCTGCGGCCCAAACACAACGGTAAACCGGATACTTTGAACGCCTACGGTACTCCTGCGTGCATCAGGTCTACGTTTGGTGGAAGCCCTCCTTACAATCGGACCCCGTatggaccacacacacacacacacacacacaacacttgTTGAACATAAATAATCCAGATTTGATTTTTATGGAAACATTTTAATAGTTATTGAATGTTCTACATCTTACAGTAAATATCATACAGTTACAAACTCTTGGCTTAAATGTTTCAGGGAGATCTAGAAATGAtccttaaaataaaaaacagatttACACCTCATTCACAAACAAGATCTGATGGGCTTTCGTAAAATTCCTCGCAGAGAGCGGACTgtcctaaaacttgtttttttttttgcttcttttattTCGTCCCATCCAATAAATCCGCAAAAGAAAATCAAAACAGTAATGTAaatttttgtaacaaaaaaaatgcaatcttaACGGCCTGACTCAGGAGAAGAAAAACATGAAGACTTTTATGCGGCGACGCAGTTTTGTCAGTGGAGCCGAGCGACGAAATCGGACGCAATCCATAGATAGGTGGGAGCCGTTTCTCCATGACTTCTGCCTTGTTATTCCTAATCATGGCCATTTCTAATATGTGAACTAAAAGGGTTTTTTATTTGTTCAGGGGTGGGAAAACATGGCTGCTctcttctaaaaaaaaacaaaaacaaaacaaaataaaactgcaaaaacaaaagacaaaaaaaacaagactaaaaaaagaacaaaaaaaaagtgcCACATGTATCTATAGTTGTATTTGGTACCGTCACGCAGCTCTGTGAAGTGAATGCAGTGGAGTTTTAATACTGCACAcaacatgaaaaataaataaaaacatggcgttttttggaaaaaaatagcagccatgtttgttttgttttttttgttttttttaacctgaACCCTTCACTCGGGAGAACTGGCAGATGTCTGGGTGCAATTTGTTGAAGAATAATCCCTAAAGGGACTTCAATAGGAAGGAGTtctataaaaacaataaaaataaaaaaaacaaaatatttctATGCTCCTGCCCGGAATCAAAAAAGCCCCCAGTCTTGCGTTCTGAAATGATCTGTAACCACAAAATTCCTATAGATAAGTATAATAAAACATCAACTGTTCAAAACAAAAACTTAAATAACACTTATTGGTAAAAAATGAAAGTGTCATAAATtacttaacagaaaaaaaaaatgtaaaaaaaaataaaaaattactaacTGCTCATTAAAATACAAGAGAAAAATACTCATCATACAAGCTGATGACGTGCTCGTGTGTTCTCCGAGACGCTGACATTCGGGACCAAGAAAACCATGAATATGCGCATTTCGGTCAAGTCCTGCTATTACAGTATGTTTAAAGCAAAAGATATATTTTATATTGTTATTATATATAGATAAGGGCCGGCACAGTTATGGGATATAAGTCGCACTGCACAAATATAAAACTACTTTTGTTATCCCCTTCATATTAGAGGTGATGTGTTTAATGTTAGTGGAAAGAATCCATCCTTGCCTTCATCATTTACCtctacaaaatgaaaaaaataaaaaaattcttcatATTGAAAATGATTACACAGGATCAGATTGAACCCTATGCATATTTGACAATTTACTggggcaaatttaaaaaaaataaaaagttcctACATTTTTTAGGGAAAGTCTCCCACTTCTTGCAAAAATTACAATTTCTGTGGCATCAGGGCCAAATAATAAATTGAAATTTTGcaacagtttaaaaaataaaatattttcccTGCAATTACTGTGGTCTACGCAGagatccaagttttttttttttttccccctcgacTTCGATAAAAGGACGAAAACTTGTCCAAAACaaccaataaatgaaaaaaaagtcTGCCAACGCGGAGAAAGGCAACAGATGCTCCTGTGAACGAGGATAGGTTACTGGCCCCTTAGGTCCCATAAGGGTGGGTCTGCTCTACTGTTAGCGGTGGTAACAGATTTGCACAAAATTCACGCGTGAAAGAAAAATGTCAATCATTTGACTTCTGCACTtccctacagtcaccactagagggagctcactgcgtaTGGATTTCTACATCCAAGATCTGTCTGcagtgagcgccctctagtggtgactacaggtaGACTGGATTTTTATTGTGTAATGAGGGGAGCAGAGGAttagaaatttctcccccccctccCAAGAGGTTTATAAAAGATGGATGTGAACATTGAGGTGTGCCTGTAAGATGTGTAGGTAGAAATTTGCATTTTAAAGGTTTAGACTAGTGAATATATTTGGTGAGGACACATGAGGGACCTTACAGTTTTCTTGCTCCTTACAGATTAGTGCTGGATTTTAAGTAAATCAATGTATGGGTCATTACCGATATTGAGAAATTTCTTGACCTTGCTGACTTGTGTAGTAAAAAACACCCTGCGCTGTGATCGCTGCCCTAAAATACTGACATCTTAGAAGAGAACACTTTTCAATGACATATAACAACAGCTACAGTACAGTATAATACGTTCATCAGGGTCACATgactacagggggggggggggggattttttttaaatcaattactGAAGACAACATACGGCCCCTTTAAGAGAGCATGGGATGATGGCTTGTCTCAGACACCCCTCCCCTTTGTGAGCCATCTCAGCCAATCAGCAGAGCTAGAGGGAGTCACATGACTCCGCAGTCTCAGTCCTAAGTAGTCCGAGGGGGCGGGGCTAACTTGATTGAGACTTTTTTTTGGGAGGGGCAGGATGATTGAGATTTGTGACCCGATTTAGGTCACATCTAATgagtaggggaaaaaaaaacacgaaaaaaaaaaacaaaaacacaattctGTCCGTGTTAGAACTTTCAGAAACCAACATTTAACTCACAAGATCCCATCTATTCTAGTTCTTAAGGAGCCCTACACGATTGGACAAAATGTCTTTAATCTGTcaatggtctttttttttttaatgtggggccCCTTTAAATTCCCATAGAGTCTACAGCAATTTTACCTTTTTGCTACCCATTACCAAACACCTCCACTATCCCTGATTTGACATTCATGGTTTATCCCCATCTGTCCCATAATTTAacaatttctatcattttttttttttgctctcaaAACTCCATCCtacaaattttttttaataatttttttaatttttatttctgagCCATGAATAGAATACCAGAATTACAGTGAATACTGACACACAAGATGATACATAGCGGATGGGAAGTCGTAACTCTGTATACCTTGGGGTTATGTAAAGACTGAGCTCCAAGAAAGGGCTCTTATATATTCATATTACAGAATTTTATTTGGTAAATTATAAGGTTTCAACTAATTTAGAACcaatttaagggaaaaaaaaaagtaaaaaaaaaaaatcatttttttcacgtcTACGTAAGATATTGCATTGAGTTTTATAAAGTCACGTACCTTTAGGAAAAGTTTGTGCGTCCGTACAAAGTACCGTTACAGTTGCAAGAAGTTATTGCTATTCCGTCCGTTTCGCGCCAATTCCCAGAACCATTACAAACTCCTCCCACATTCCGCCACCCCTCCCCCGGGTCTTAAAATTAAAGCGACAGTCACCCTCCATCGTGACCCACAACATGCGCATTTATGGCCAGGCCAGAACTAAGGGAAGTTATCAGTTTCGGGGTCCTAAGATGTCAATGAGTTCTCACAATACTGAAGAGACAAAGATTTCTTCTCCCGACCACCTGATAAAGGTCTTGTGGTAGCGAGCAGGTGCGACCATCATTCCTATAgcagtggtcgcacacgctcattaTCGCTTCTCATAAGAATTTGGGACCCTTTCTACCAGTGATCAGTGGGGGGGTCCCGGCTTTCATACATTTATcacttttgttgctttttttttttgcaatattgcaTAATTTTGTAAACAGAAAAGGTCATGCCCCAAAAAAAGTCTTAAGTATAGCGTAGACAGGAGACGAGGGGTCTCGAATTACAAGCTATACCTCCCTTTTAAAATCATTATACAGAATAGGTATAAATTATCTTAACAGGATTTAACCATAATGATTTTACTTAATTGACCAATATTTTCCcctctaataaaataaaaaaaagtaaattaaaacattttttttaatttaaagtgtCAAAACATTTGGATGTGACTGATGTTCTGCCATTTCGATGTCCATATACTTTTCTTCAAAATCCAGTGCAAAGGTGAGGTAACACTGTGACTGTGCGCAGGGAGCCAGAGGCACAGAGATAAATCATTATATGGGGTTATTGGTCTAAAAGATACGGCGAATACCAAGACTTTGTGTATTTTGTATATCTGCTGCGGAGGCAAATATCAAAATACGTGACGGAACGACCAGGTCCTAAATGGATACGTCGAGCTCGACCACGTGAGAAGGGTCGTCATCGGAAAAAGCGTCTTCCCTGGAGCGCCGCCGGTGGCTGGCCGGGCGCCAACTGTCGATGACTAAATAATCTTCGATGCCTAAACACACATGCAAACTTGGTATTGTTCTATCTACAGAACACTCAGGCTTTCTACTGTAACACTGTCTCACAAATACAACATGTCATAACTAGAGTAAAACCGTGACCGCGAGCGGCCCCTGGCACCGACTGCAAACCGCCAGCTGGTGGCTATAGAGTAGTGGTGGTGTATTTGTGATTGTCTGGTTGCCCAGCTCATTGGTGGTAGTGTAGAGGTCTctctacagagataatatacatataaaatatatacatgtatattttacgcctttttaaaaaaaaaacaaaaaaaaacaagacgaTGAAATAACCAACACGAAGGTGTTTTGTGCTTTTACAGAAACCGGTGGCTATTATTTAACTTATTATAATACCGATATAGTTTTCCCCACACGAAAACCTAGTATAGCAGCCTTGAAAGTTAAAAACCActtaaaattaaaaagaaaagaaattgCAGTTTTCCTGTAACAACcacacaacaaaaataaaataaaaaaattgaaaattgctgtTTTCGAGACATAATTTTAACAATTGGAagacagttttttttaaaaaaaaacaaaaaaacaaaaacaaaactttaCTTTATGAAAAGGATTAAGGGGCAAAACACAAAACATCTAGTGTTGCAACTTGTTAAAATAATGATGGTACCGAAATAGTGAAAGCGGAGGAATCTGTGAGCGTCAGATATACGGTGGCTGTGGAGGAGGCGCGGGCTCCAAGCTCGGTGGTGACGTAAGAGAAACAGAAGAAGAGGTTACAggggaaggaaaaataaaaaaaagcagctttttacaaaataaaaaaacaaacaaaacaataaaaagaatattTAAAGTGACCGTTGCACTTTCGTGTTTCGTTGTTTTGTTCTTGTAGACAAACTTGGTGCCGCCGGCCGGTCGTTCCGGCACCGATGTAAGACTTGAGCAGTTTGCATACAACGTTTTACTCCAGACCTGCAATAAGACAAGACACAACGTAAGACATAATCTGTGGAAGATGAGACCGGGGAATAACGGCCGCCTGCAGTCCGGGGACCTTGCACAAATAGAAACCATTTGGAGCatttataaaacaaacaaaaaaaataaaatttcaacaCATAGCAGCAAAACTCCAGCAGGACAATGTTCCTCTCCACAAGCCAACAATTGTCTCACTGCTCCAACATCTACAGACTGGTGTAAAGAAAATTGGTTTCAGGTTTAAGTCCAAAACAGCAGCCCAGCCGGCTATGCACAGGAGATGCACAGACTCTACAGCAGCAAAGCGATGCAGAGCTTTATTTCTTAACCATTTATGATCAGCGCAGCGGCTGCAGTACTTACATGGATAGGCCAGCGAGTTTACCAGTGAGGGGGCACATAGCTGTACGCTGGGGTCCCTTGGGCTCTGTATGTTGGCACAGAGACGGGGTGTGCTCCTATGGCAGTGTGTTGAGGTGTGGTCAACAAAGTACCTGACGGGAGAAAGGAACACTCgttatttatataaatataaagtATTAGGAGTCCATATAATTAAATGAAtcctgatgggagttgtagttcctaAACAGCAGTCTTACCTGCAGACATGGCCATGGTAGTCCCAGCCACCATTCCCATTGTGACTCCATTGCTTCGCGGTGCGGTTACGGGGGCCGGGTAGATTGCAGAAGGAATGCTGTTTGGTTGGACCACGGTGGTGTGGTGGATGACGTGAGGCTGTGCTGCATACACAGGCTGAGTGTAGTATGCACCCTAGGAAAATGGAAAAGATGGGTCAACACAAAAGAACAGTGCCCCGTATGCAGGGCCATGTGGAAGGAAAGCAAACGCTGTCGTAATTAATCAAATTACAGAGCTACACAAGGgatgaaacaaacaaacaaacaaaaaaaaagagccGCTAGTCCAAATCACATTTTTTTGTCCCGCcgtcaataaaaataaaatttcctttttttttttttgctataaattaATAGCCAAAAATTTTAAACAAGAAAACAACATATATATGTAAAAAACTATTGGTGGTTCTTCTGACAGCCTGTAGGTGGCGTTGAATACTTTTCAGTAAAGCGAGGTTTAAAGGGAACTGGTcacgtggaaaaaaaaaacaaaacaccatcatcaactgcagatatggagttaatctgcaggttaatagcgttgtgAACCAGCCCGGCGTCAGCAcagagagccccgctgccaggaggaagtgAACTTTATTACTCCCAGAATTATTCGGAGTTCAGTAACAGGGGGCGGGTTGAGTAAGTAATCGCTCAGTGCATAGAGAACAGCCACTGTAACACCGcacccccatccccccccccccggtaccaTAACCGCGCCCCCCGGTACTGACTGCGGCCACCGTAACCGCGCCCCCCGGTACTGACTGCGGCCACCGTAACCGCGCCCCCCGGTACTGACTGCGGCCACCGTAACCGCGTCCTTGGTACTGACTGCGGCCACTGTAACCGCGTCCTTGGTACTGACTGCGGCCACCGTAACCGCGCCCCCCGGTACTGACTATGGCCACTGTAACCGCGCCCCCCGGTGCTGACTGCGCCCACTGTAACCGCGCCCCCCGGTACTGACTATGGCCACTGTAACCCCGCCCCCCAAGTACTGACTGCAGCCACTGTAACCGCGCCCCCCCAGTACTGACTGCAGCCACTGTAACCGCGCCCCCCGGTGCTGACTGCGCCCACTGTAACCGCGCCCCCAGGTACTGACTGCAGCAACTGTAACCCCGCGCCCCCCGGTACTGACTGCGGCCACTGTAACCGCACCCCCCCGGTACTGACTGCGGCCACTGTAACCGCGTCCTTGGTACTGACTGCGGCCACTGTAACCGCGTCCTTGGTACTGACTGCGGCCACTGTAACCGCGTCCTTGGTACTGACTGCAGCCACTGTAACCGCGCCCCCCAGTACTGACTGCAGCCACTGTAACCGCGTCCTTGGTAGTGACTGCAGCCACTGTTATCGCGCCCCTGGTACTGACTGCGGCCACTGTAACCGCATCCTTGGTACTGACTGCGGCCACTGTAACCGCGTCCTTGGTACTGACTGCAGCCACTGTAACCGCGCCCCCCAGTACTGACTGCAGCCACTGTAACCGCGTCCTTGGTAGTGACTGCAGCCACTGTTATCGCGCCCCTGGTACTGACTGCGGCCACTGTAACCGCGTCCTTGGTACTGACTGCGGCCACTGTAACCGCGTCCTTTGTACTGACTGCGGCCACTGTAACCGCGTCCTTGGTACTGACTGCGACCACTGTAACCGCGTCCTTGGTACTGACTGCAGCCACTGTAACCGCGCCCCCCAGTACTGACTGCAGCCACTGTAACCGCGTCCTTGGTAGTGACTGCAGCCACTGTTATCGCGCCCCTGGTACTGACTGCAGCCACTGTTATCGCGCCCCTGGTACTGACTGCGGCCACTGTAACCGCGTCCTTGGTACTGACTGCGGCCACTGTAACCGCGTCCTTGGTACTGACTGCGGCCACTGTAACCGCGCCCCCCAGTACTGACTGCAGCCACTGTAACCGCGTCCTTGGTAGTGACTGCAGCCACTGTTATCGCGCCCCTGGTACTGACTGCGGCCACTGTAACCGCGTCCTTGGTACTGACTGCGGCCACTGTAACCGCGACCTTGGTACTGACTGTGGCCACTGTAACCGCGTCCTTGGTACTGACTGACAGCTCGCTTAGCAAGATCATCGGCTGTAAGTCAGTGCCAGTGGTTGCGATTACAGCTGCCCGTCTCTAAACACAGAGCTGTGACTGAACGCCGAATGCtggcgggaggaataaagttcatttcctgcaGGCGGCAATCTTCTGATCTATACACAAAGTCGGAGCCCTTACCTGGGCATATAGGTTCTGCTGTGGGTAGGCACTTCTGATGGGGTACATCGCGGTCTGGTAGGGGTTTGGTGAAGCAGAGTATGGCGGTGGGGCGCTGTTACTCTGAGCCGGTGGGACTTTGTATGGGGTGCCAGCGGTGTACCCTATAAAGACGGGGGAGGAAGAGGAGAAAACAGAGGACAAATTAATAAACAGCTGTATAAAGGTATATGTTATGAGCACCCTCTAGGGGAGGGGTACAGCATGGTGCCCTGAACAGAGAATTGCCCGATATTACCTCTATATACCATCCAACCACAAGCTTCCCCATCATTCACCAATCAGAGACCAGCAAAGTTGGTTTTTGATTGCTTAACCCCTTACATGCTGCAGTCAATAGCGACCTCTGCATCTAAGGGGTTTGATATAAATGAGAATCagtagaacttaaaaaaaaaaaaaaaaagccctgaaaACTAGTGCATATAGTTAAATCAGCTGGATGAGAACAGAACATCGAGGCCTCGGCCGTCAGCAGTTCATTCTGCAATGAAGTGAAAAATGCGGAGCGAAAACCGTGCACTTACTGAATGCAGCAGAGGAAGCTTGGTAAGTCCTGTTCTCCGTCCCAGAATCGACAGGAAGGTGGAACGTGCCCTCGGTGGTGCAGGATGAAGACGGAGTTTGCGGCCACGCTTGCTTCATCAGGAGAGTCGCTAAAAAGCAAAACACAGAAGGTATTTCAATACCAGGTGGGCAGAGAACATGTTTCCCCTCGTACGCAGAGGAATAACGGACGACTGCTGCTGCGCTACAAGCAGGGCACAGGGTGAAGGGCCGTAAACTGGGCGCTCGCACACTCACCATCCAAGCACAAAGAACCCGACGGTGCCAGGGAGCTCGCCGTGAGCCAGGACTGGCATCACACAGGCGGCGACAGCTTGGTGGAGCCTCACATTGCTGCTGCTGTCAGTTACAGACGCCTGTCATTCCTGACTGACAGCCAGATTCTAAATAATGCCAAATCAATGCGACACAGCTCATTACACCGCAGCGCTGTCAATCACCTGCTGTCTCCTGACGCATCAATTCTACTAATCTTATGGCAACAGGAACAGGAGAAGTCCGGGCAAAAGACAAATGCCTGCACTTGCCCCACGGCCATCCTCTTCGTTCTACAATATGAGCACAGTGTCCGGCGATAGCCCACGCACAGTGTCTGCTGCTATTCTAATGGTACGCTGTCTGATCGGACGCTGTCAGCTGGCACTGGGCCAGAATATAAGTGGCCAGTCCCATCCATGGTCCTACTGCTCTTCTTAAAGGCGTCACTTTAGGTCCCATTTTCATCCAATACTAAGTGCTTTTGGCAACACAGCCATTGATGGCACCACTGCTCATTCTACAAGCAGGTAATGTACAATATTCCTTCCAACGAAACGGCCAGCTTCCCGGCTACCATCCACTATAGCGTAGAGGAAGATAATGATAATGTGATCATCTGAGAAGTAAACTTGACTGTTTATAGATCTTCTCCAATATTTAATCTGCAAAAATTCTGCTGCAtcacatcttttttatttttttttgtttaactatGTGACGCACTTTtaagcaaggaaaaaaaaaaaacttgctaaaAAGTGTGTACGGCTTCTAttaaagaagcagcagcagcagcacagcactTGTTCATTCCACTGCACCACTCACCTGTCTGATTGGCGCAGGGCAAGAGAGAAAGCTGAAATGACCTGCACATCATTAACGCTGCACATCCTGACTAGCTGAAGGACCTTTGATGTGATTAgtcaaatgcaaaaaaaacaaaaccaagcaGCTGAAATATTCGCAATGTCAATAACTCGTTGCAACTAAGACAACAGAGGAGGAATGTACGAGGGAAGAATGGATGAGAATCAAGACAAAGGAACAACAAGTCACAGCTCAATCGGCAGCTGGGTGTGTATACTTTTCTCTATATATTCCAGCTCCCCCCACGCTCCATTCTGATGCAGGAAAGCTTAGGTCACATGACTTGAAATAGCAGCCGTCATCCAGCTTTCTGAAGAGCAGATATCTGTTCTGTTGCGAAAGCAGTAAATATTGGAGTCTTAAAGGGACACTGACAAAAATGTTGACGGCCTTAATTAACGCAGCACAGAATTAAAAATATATCTTAACCCTTTAACGGAACGGCAGATTTATCACTATTTTGCCCGCTCATTATCCCCTCCCTTCCAAGAGCCAAAACGTTTATATTTTTACGTCACATCCCCGTATGAGGGCTCACCGTATATTTTGTGGGGCAAGCtgtagttttgatgcagttctgaCAATATAGGTTTAGTTTTCACGGCATCCGCTGTGCGGTAAATATGACCTGGAAACCAGATTCAAGGGCAGTGCACGATGACGACGATACAAAGCGAGCATGGACTGTCTGGAAAAGTCAGTACAGTGTTTTGCTTTGTTTCACCTTCCTACAGCTAATAACGAGCTGTCAATTTGAGGATATCTGGGCTGCCTACATGGTTTCCATCGCTTTACTGTATTCCTTTAGGAATGTGTGGTGACAAAACAAATAATTAGAACATTAATTTTTCAGTTTATTGCCTACAGAGGGCAGAACTGAGGGGCTTCATCAGGACCGGCTGGCAGGATTACCCGTTGGTACCTGCTGCTGCATCAATCGATGAGAGTCCGTGTACGCAGGATCCAGCGTCGGCTTCATTTATATTCTGCTGTTAGAAACTGAAAGCAGCAACTAAATTGTTAATAGCAGAAATAGAAGCTCAGCTTAGAGAAAAGCCGGCATCTACTGCGCATGAAGCACGATCAACTCCTGAAACATACATGGACCCCAGTGTGGCTAAAGCCAGAACGTaacaactagggatgagcgaatagcttcagataactATCTGCATAGCTGCCGCTGTAACCTGGGTAcccggagcgctcccgataatcagctgcatgtgtgacagtgaaacagccgcgacacaagcagctgcagagccgaacagctgaATATCGGGAGCGCTCCGGGTACCCAGGTTACAGCGGCAGCTATTCAGATAAGGAGCTATCCAAAGatattcgctcaaccctagtaacaaccaccagcagaatagtaagtgcagctctggggtataatacaggatgtaactgaggatcagtaatgtatgtacacagtgactgcaccagcagactagtgagtgcagctctggagtataatacaggaggtaactcaggctcagtaatgtaatgtatgtacacagtgactgcaccagcagaatagtgagtgcagctctggggtataatacaggatgtaactcaggatcagtaatgtaatgtatgtacacagtgactgcaccagcagaatagtgagtgcagctctggggtataatacaggatgtgcgtcaggatcagtaatgtaatgtatgtacacagtgactgcaccagcagaatagtgagtgcagctctggggtataatacaggatgtaactcaggatcagtaatgtaatgtatgtacacagtgactgcaccagcagaatagtgagtgcagctctggagtataatacaggaggtaactcaggctcagtaatgtaatgtatgtacacagtgactgcaccagcagaatagtgagtgcggctctggggtataatacagaatgtaactcaggatcagtaatgtaatgtatgtacacagtgactgcactagcagaatagtgagtgcagctctggagtataatacaggaggtaactcaggatcagtaatgtaatgtatgtacacagtgactgcaccagcagaatagtgagtgcagctctggggtataatacagaatgtaactcaggatcagtaatgtaatgtatgtacacagtgactgcactagcagaatagtga from Ranitomeya variabilis isolate aRanVar5 chromosome 3, aRanVar5.hap1, whole genome shotgun sequence includes:
- the FAM168A gene encoding protein FAM168A, coding for MNPVYSPVQPGAPYGNQKNMTYTGYPAGYPTTATAYNPNMYAASSPGYAPATLLMKQAWPQTPSSSCTTEGTFHLPVDSGTENRTYQASSAAFRYTAGTPYKVPPAQSNSAPPPYSASPNPYQTAMYPIRSAYPQQNLYAQGAYYTQPVYAAQPHVIHHTTVVQPNSIPSAIYPAPVTAPRSNGVTMGMVAGTTMAMSAGTLLTTPQHTAIGAHPVSVPTYRAQGTPAYSYVPPHW